A stretch of the Phycisphaerae bacterium genome encodes the following:
- a CDS encoding alanine--glyoxylate aminotransferase family protein produces MVDWKNPPRLFIPGPVHVLPDVLEQLSRYTLGHRGKEYSQLHKETVDMLKKVLFTEQSVFLSTSSASGVWEGSIRNCVDHNETVLCTMCGAFSDKFADVARACSRKVEELKVDWGKATTVEMIDKKLAEGKYSAVTIVYNETSTGLTNPVYEISEMMKKKYPDVLVLVDAVSGMIGLPLHFDKLGWDVVFASVQKAFAIPPGMAVFAVSNRAMEKSKKVTGRGYYFDFQEFAKSAAKDQTPTTPSIPHVMAINYQCKKFLAEGMENVWARHKTMADYVRGWAKENFDLFCEEKYASNTLTTVKNTRGIVVGDVIKAVQAKHNTIFGNGYSKLKDQTFRIAHMGDITLQDVKEVCQWIDDEVK; encoded by the coding sequence ATGGTTGACTGGAAAAATCCGCCAAGGCTGTTTATACCCGGGCCCGTACATGTCCTGCCCGACGTATTGGAGCAATTGAGCAGATATACTCTTGGCCACAGAGGCAAAGAGTATTCTCAGTTGCACAAGGAAACTGTTGACATGTTAAAGAAAGTTCTGTTCACGGAGCAGAGTGTCTTTTTAAGCACATCATCCGCGTCAGGCGTTTGGGAAGGCAGTATTAGAAATTGCGTTGACCACAACGAAACCGTTCTTTGTACGATGTGCGGCGCATTCAGCGATAAATTCGCCGACGTTGCCAGAGCCTGCAGCAGAAAAGTCGAAGAGCTTAAGGTTGACTGGGGCAAGGCAACTACCGTAGAAATGATTGATAAAAAACTGGCCGAGGGCAAATACTCGGCGGTTACGATTGTTTATAACGAAACCAGTACGGGCCTTACGAATCCGGTTTATGAAATAAGCGAAATGATGAAAAAGAAATATCCGGACGTGCTTGTGCTTGTCGATGCCGTCAGCGGTATGATAGGTCTGCCTTTGCATTTCGATAAACTCGGCTGGGACGTCGTGTTCGCATCTGTTCAGAAGGCATTCGCGATTCCGCCGGGAATGGCAGTTTTTGCCGTCAGCAACCGCGCGATGGAAAAGAGCAAGAAGGTTACCGGCCGCGGATACTATTTCGATTTCCAGGAATTCGCAAAGAGTGCTGCCAAAGACCAGACCCCGACGACACCGTCGATTCCGCACGTTATGGCAATCAACTACCAGTGCAAAAAATTCCTCGCAGAAGGAATGGAAAACGTCTGGGCAAGACATAAAACAATGGCTGACTATGTCAGAGGCTGGGCGAAAGAAAATTTCGACCTGTTCTGCGAAGAGAAATACGCTTCAAATACCCTGACAACAGTCAAAAATACCAGGGGCATAGTTGTCGGCGATGTTATCAAAGCTGTTCAGGCTAAACATAACACCATTTTCGGCAACGGGTACAGTAAATTGAAAGACCAGACTTTTAGAATCGCGCACATGGGCGATATCACATTGCAGGACGTAAAAGAAGTCTGCCAGTGGATTGACGATGAAGTAAAATAG
- a CDS encoding MFS transporter: MSSVPTNAERIRRLPWWFAAGMLDNVRISLIFGPVLILFLDALKLDKAKIGVLLSLPLFFQILSVFVVPLVEKIGYKRSCLIFYSIRTGILSGLLLTPLIVRYFGPGGAFLWVGFIMLIFSISLAISLTAAGPWGQEILPTNIRSKVIALNTFLCGLVVISGTWFAGFWLERSSGLGGFMFLITIGIIFGFSSITSHLFFPGGGRIKKESPGREHIENMLIAFKDKDFVRLLAGIGVFIFIVQGVASFVPLFMKDIVGINSGRVVFLTMWTTAGTLIAVYFWGWAADRFGGKPVFLTGIMFHIILPVLWYLVPRHHGNISYFAASAVSFAAGLMCVAYLIGIDRYLFLTAIPADKKASYHAVWFGLTGLCASMGPMAVGVALKWFSGLDNVGVIFGHIRVDSYIPVFAIHMILPAIGIYIIRNIKADSELTTTQFVGQLFESVPFGLFGSLSSIMRYRMSGEESERIATTRGLGRLDSPFNTDELIEALNDPSFDVRYEAIVAMAARKPHRKTVLALIDVLGGADIELSATAAWALGQIGDAEAIPALRKQLSAPYRILRARSARALGRLDDVESAPELLNLFAIETDPALKTAYASTLSILKYVPAMEQIFDLLADVESEVLRRELALAAARIIGSERTYIKLFRSAQSDWSTTVSSAILKLKKPIAKLKLDPSLAEIIAVCADSFAAEKSGWGVELLWPILDAMPKDQIDQEFRKVFTECSKRLEQFGSQRWEYTLLAIHTCDVWLRARIALQKHLLP, encoded by the coding sequence ATGTCCAGTGTACCAACAAACGCTGAAAGAATAAGACGGCTGCCGTGGTGGTTCGCGGCGGGGATGCTTGATAACGTCCGGATTTCGCTTATTTTCGGGCCGGTACTTATCCTGTTTCTGGACGCATTAAAGCTCGATAAGGCCAAAATAGGCGTGCTTTTGTCACTGCCGCTGTTTTTTCAGATACTATCGGTTTTTGTCGTTCCGCTGGTAGAAAAAATCGGCTACAAGCGGTCGTGTTTGATTTTTTACAGTATTCGCACAGGAATATTGTCCGGACTTCTGCTTACACCTCTAATCGTCCGGTATTTCGGCCCAGGCGGAGCATTTCTGTGGGTTGGTTTTATAATGCTCATATTTTCAATATCACTGGCAATCAGTCTTACCGCAGCGGGGCCGTGGGGGCAGGAAATTTTGCCGACAAATATCCGAAGCAAAGTGATTGCGCTTAATACTTTCCTGTGCGGTCTGGTAGTCATTAGCGGGACGTGGTTCGCCGGTTTCTGGCTCGAACGGTCAAGCGGGCTTGGCGGCTTTATGTTCCTGATAACCATAGGAATAATATTCGGTTTTTCGAGTATAACCAGCCATTTATTTTTTCCGGGCGGAGGCAGGATAAAAAAAGAAAGCCCCGGCAGAGAACATATAGAAAATATGCTCATAGCTTTCAAAGATAAGGATTTCGTGCGGCTCCTTGCCGGTATCGGAGTGTTCATCTTTATCGTTCAGGGAGTGGCGTCATTTGTTCCTCTTTTTATGAAAGACATCGTCGGTATAAACAGCGGCAGAGTCGTATTTCTGACAATGTGGACGACGGCGGGAACTTTGATAGCGGTTTATTTCTGGGGCTGGGCCGCCGACAGGTTCGGCGGAAAACCCGTATTTCTTACCGGTATAATGTTTCATATAATTCTTCCGGTTTTGTGGTATCTTGTCCCCCGCCATCATGGAAATATAAGTTATTTTGCCGCATCGGCAGTATCGTTTGCGGCCGGGCTTATGTGCGTCGCATATTTAATAGGTATCGACAGGTATCTTTTTCTTACGGCGATACCTGCTGATAAAAAAGCTTCATATCACGCGGTCTGGTTTGGCCTGACAGGCCTGTGCGCCAGCATGGGACCAATGGCGGTCGGAGTCGCTCTGAAATGGTTTTCCGGGCTCGACAATGTCGGCGTGATATTCGGACATATACGGGTTGATTCATATATTCCGGTATTTGCGATACATATGATACTGCCGGCAATCGGTATTTATATAATTCGTAATATAAAAGCCGACAGCGAATTGACAACGACACAATTTGTAGGTCAGTTGTTCGAAAGCGTTCCATTCGGCCTGTTCGGCTCATTAAGTTCGATAATGCGATACCGTATGTCGGGCGAAGAAAGCGAAAGAATCGCCACGACGCGGGGACTTGGCCGATTGGACAGTCCGTTTAATACCGATGAACTTATTGAAGCGCTAAACGACCCGAGCTTTGATGTTCGTTACGAAGCCATAGTGGCAATGGCGGCCAGAAAGCCCCACCGTAAAACTGTATTAGCTTTGATAGATGTACTCGGCGGCGCAGACATAGAACTAAGTGCGACCGCAGCATGGGCACTTGGGCAAATCGGCGATGCAGAAGCAATACCGGCATTGAGAAAACAATTGTCGGCACCGTATAGGATTTTAAGAGCAAGAAGCGCACGAGCGCTTGGCAGACTCGACGATGTCGAAAGCGCACCTGAACTGCTCAATCTTTTCGCAATCGAGACGGACCCCGCTCTTAAAACCGCTTATGCCTCGACATTGAGCATTCTAAAATATGTGCCTGCTATGGAGCAGATATTCGATCTGCTGGCTGACGTTGAAAGCGAAGTCCTTCGCCGTGAGCTTGCACTGGCGGCGGCAAGAATCATCGGCAGCGAACGCACATATATAAAGCTCTTCCGCTCGGCCCAGAGCGACTGGTCGACTACGGTCAGCAGCGCAATACTCAAACTTAAAAAACCAATAGCAAAACTTAAACTCGACCCCTCGCTGGCTGAGATTATAGCCGTATGCGCCGACAGCTTCGCTGCCGAAAAAAGCGGCTGGGGAGTCGAACTGCTCTGGCCAATACTCGATGCGATGCCCAAAGACCAGATTGACCAGGAATTTCGAAAAGTCTTTACCGAATGCAGCAAACGACTGGAACAATTCGGCAGCCAGAGATGGGAATATACCCTGCTGGCAATACATACCTGCGATGTATGGCTAAGGGCCAGAATAGCACTCCAAAAACACCTATTACCGTAA
- a CDS encoding HD domain-containing protein yields MTKEQLEQFKKWFYEYVATFYGNDELVNYNIKLKEEHTRRVCADAMIIADELEMNQQQKLIAETIALFHDVGRFEQFIKYRSYNDVGTENHSLLGLKILADKKILGGLDKKEKEIIETAIRFHGEKDLPGGLGGETELFAKLIRDTDKLDIYYVIISRLEDFLKNPEKAMATFGFYKKDGYSENIIEAIITNHTVGYENIKSINDMLIVMLGWVTDINFAVTFKEIKKRGLFEQIISFLPDTEDIHKVAKHVQRHRDMKIAGGQ; encoded by the coding sequence ATGACTAAAGAGCAGCTTGAACAATTTAAGAAATGGTTTTACGAGTACGTGGCGACCTTTTACGGCAATGACGAACTGGTAAATTATAATATTAAACTCAAGGAAGAGCATACGCGCAGAGTTTGTGCCGATGCAATGATAATCGCCGACGAACTCGAGATGAATCAGCAGCAAAAATTAATCGCTGAAACAATTGCTTTATTTCACGATGTCGGCAGGTTCGAGCAGTTTATAAAATACCGTTCGTACAATGATGTCGGCACCGAGAATCATAGCCTGCTTGGTTTGAAGATTCTTGCCGATAAAAAAATTCTCGGCGGGCTCGATAAAAAAGAAAAGGAAATTATAGAAACAGCAATCAGGTTCCACGGCGAAAAAGATTTGCCCGGCGGACTGGGCGGCGAAACAGAGCTTTTCGCAAAACTAATTCGCGATACAGACAAACTCGACATCTATTATGTGATAATAAGCAGGCTGGAGGATTTTCTCAAAAATCCCGAAAAGGCTATGGCTACTTTTGGGTTTTATAAAAAAGACGGATATTCGGAAAATATTATCGAGGCAATCATCACGAATCACACGGTCGGCTATGAGAATATTAAATCAATCAACGATATGTTAATTGTGATGCTCGGCTGGGTAACAGACATAAATTTTGCCGTTACGTTTAAAGAAATTAAGAAACGCGGACTTTTTGAACAGATAATATCTTTCCTGCCCGATACAGAAGATATTCATAAAGTTGCAAAACATGTACAGAGGCATCGTGATATGAAAATAGCCGGCGGTCAGTAA
- a CDS encoding DUF1015 domain-containing protein translates to MEIKGFKAYRFNPDVVGQAGDCIAPPYDVINSVQQEKLYEQNPYNIVRIILGKKEPSDNGTNNQYSRAAEYLKDWFKKNAMKQDDKETIYAYVQKFEIAGKKNTRSGFISLAKLAQFGAGVQPHEKTLDGPKADRLKLTQATAAQFEQIFMLYDDPQQVADKIIEKAAGKKSIIEFVDDDGVIHKLFPIDSPQDINLIVKMMAQKEGLIADGHHRYETALNYYNLTKNPAAQWLMITFVNMHNEGLVVLPTHRLVGNLKNYNTDELIKKLQTNFKVTQFEYKEGKQKAQALMQKRMNKAFEEGVNAFGIYDGKSFYFISLKNKDALKSLAMSDASKSLDVVVLHKLILDGLLGITDAQLAGEANIEYIKDIGEAVDEAIAKIDSGEKQVLFFMNSTKVEQVKAVAAENEKMPQKSTFFYPKIFSGLTINKL, encoded by the coding sequence ATGGAAATAAAGGGATTTAAGGCATATAGGTTCAACCCCGATGTAGTCGGTCAGGCCGGCGATTGTATCGCCCCGCCTTATGATGTTATCAATTCAGTTCAGCAGGAAAAGCTCTATGAGCAGAATCCATATAATATAGTAAGAATAATCCTGGGCAAAAAAGAGCCGAGCGATAACGGAACGAATAATCAGTACAGCCGGGCAGCGGAATATCTGAAAGACTGGTTTAAGAAAAACGCGATGAAACAGGATGACAAGGAAACTATTTACGCTTATGTCCAGAAATTTGAAATCGCCGGCAAAAAAAACACACGCAGCGGTTTTATCTCACTGGCGAAACTGGCACAGTTCGGCGCAGGTGTTCAGCCTCACGAAAAAACACTCGACGGCCCAAAGGCAGACAGGCTGAAACTCACACAGGCAACCGCGGCTCAATTCGAGCAGATATTTATGCTCTACGACGACCCGCAGCAGGTTGCGGATAAGATTATCGAAAAAGCGGCAGGTAAAAAAAGTATTATCGAGTTTGTCGACGATGACGGAGTAATACACAAATTATTCCCGATAGATTCGCCGCAGGATATAAATCTGATTGTGAAAATGATGGCCCAAAAGGAAGGCCTGATTGCCGACGGTCATCACCGTTATGAAACGGCGCTGAATTATTATAACCTGACGAAGAATCCGGCGGCGCAGTGGCTGATGATAACTTTTGTGAATATGCACAACGAAGGACTTGTTGTTCTACCGACACACAGACTTGTCGGGAATCTGAAAAATTATAATACTGATGAATTAATAAAAAAATTACAGACGAATTTCAAAGTAACCCAGTTCGAATATAAAGAAGGAAAACAAAAAGCCCAGGCTCTGATGCAGAAGAGAATGAACAAGGCTTTCGAGGAAGGGGTAAATGCTTTTGGAATTTATGACGGCAAAAGTTTTTACTTTATTTCTCTAAAAAATAAAGATGCTCTCAAATCGCTGGCGATGAGTGACGCTTCGAAATCGCTTGATGTGGTTGTGCTGCACAAGCTGATTCTCGATGGGCTGCTTGGTATCACAGACGCACAGCTTGCGGGTGAGGCGAATATCGAGTACATTAAGGATATAGGCGAAGCTGTTGACGAGGCTATTGCAAAGATAGATTCAGGCGAAAAGCAGGTTTTGTTTTTTATGAATTCGACAAAGGTCGAGCAGGTAAAAGCTGTCGCGGCGGAGAATGAAAAAATGCCGCAGAAATCGACATTCTTTTATCCCAAGATTTTCTCGGGATTAACTATAAATAAACTTTGA
- a CDS encoding GxxExxY protein, whose product MDEYKYQDITGQIINAAHTVHNTLGYGFLEKVYHNAMHL is encoded by the coding sequence ATGGATGAATATAAATATCAAGATATAACCGGCCAGATAATCAATGCGGCTCATACGGTACATAACACTCTTGGTTATGGCTTTCTTGAAAAGGTATATCATAATGCAATGCACTTGTAA
- a CDS encoding cupin domain-containing protein, translated as MPTIKDVIVRKPAESEIKECKTWPIWTCGVSTFDWDYTQKETCLILEGKVTVKDRPGSREGRLTASGVVSFGPGDLVIFPNGLKCTWQVSEAVKKHYNFE; from the coding sequence ATGCCTACTATTAAAGATGTTATCGTCAGAAAACCAGCCGAGTCGGAAATAAAGGAATGTAAAACCTGGCCGATATGGACCTGCGGAGTGAGCACATTTGACTGGGATTATACCCAAAAAGAGACCTGCCTGATTTTAGAGGGCAAAGTTACCGTAAAAGACAGGCCCGGCTCCCGTGAGGGACGCCTTACGGCGAGCGGGGTGGTTTCATTCGGCCCCGGCGACCTTGTTATTTTCCCCAACGGCCTGAAATGTACCTGGCAGGTATCTGAGGCTGTAAAAAAACATTATAATTTTGAATAA
- a CDS encoding GxxExxY protein, protein MELNKKNLKVESEKQYNVYYDNKMAGEFFADIVVDKKVIVEIKATDKYVPLFEAQLLNYLKVSGLEVGLILNFGPSVQVKRMVL, encoded by the coding sequence ATCGAGCTAAATAAAAAGAATCTCAAAGTTGAGTCTGAGAAGCAATATAATGTTTATTATGACAACAAAATGGCCGGTGAATTTTTCGCCGATATCGTAGTTGATAAAAAAGTAATAGTTGAAATAAAAGCAACAGATAAATATGTCCCGTTGTTTGAAGCACAGCTTTTAAATTATTTAAAAGTCTCAGGCTTAGAAGTAGGTTTGATTTTGAATTTCGGACCATCTGTTCAGGTTAAAAGGATGGTTTTGTAA
- a CDS encoding Gfo/Idh/MocA family oxidoreductase, whose amino-acid sequence MNTGKLKTACLGLNAGTETLLELACATGLYEIVSIADSNLTNASRVSQKYNCTAFDDYRQFILQNQPEVLIVAEPVYKCVDFIKAAINKKCHIIKLIPTASNFDQAAELINLAEKNNVNYVTAIPSRFAPGFERLGDYLRTIDRKQYYFINICASFGSDFFQPIASCTQADSKLAGGGVLLNDCFELLNIVIEKFSLPEQIYALITNQSSDKKAKQYFGEDTVTASLVFKNGLIGTLLAAKQTGVATVAPLRIYGDQNNIVITPNRLAVYDSSDTLTAEHKYPLNSEKCITEMFIDFGRAVLEPDKYKLRSGPRLDLATMALIEAAYLSAKTGMPESPARFFEISEKERFPFA is encoded by the coding sequence ATGAATACAGGCAAACTTAAAACCGCCTGCCTGGGTTTAAATGCCGGGACAGAGACTCTGCTCGAACTGGCCTGCGCGACAGGTTTGTATGAAATCGTCTCGATTGCCGACAGTAATTTAACAAACGCATCGCGGGTCTCGCAAAAATATAACTGCACGGCTTTCGACGATTACCGGCAGTTTATTCTGCAGAACCAGCCGGAGGTGCTTATCGTCGCAGAGCCTGTTTATAAATGCGTCGATTTCATCAAGGCCGCGATAAATAAAAAATGCCATATTATCAAGCTCATCCCGACAGCGTCGAATTTCGACCAGGCCGCCGAACTGATAAATCTCGCCGAAAAAAATAATGTAAATTACGTTACCGCGATACCGTCGCGTTTCGCTCCCGGTTTCGAGCGTCTTGGCGATTACCTGCGGACGATCGACCGAAAGCAGTATTACTTTATTAATATTTGCGCATCGTTCGGCAGCGATTTTTTTCAGCCCATCGCTTCCTGCACACAGGCTGACAGTAAACTTGCCGGCGGGGGAGTGCTGCTTAACGATTGTTTCGAGCTGCTCAATATTGTTATCGAAAAATTTTCTTTGCCGGAGCAGATTTACGCACTGATAACAAATCAAAGCTCGGACAAAAAGGCGAAACAATATTTCGGCGAAGATACCGTAACAGCTTCGCTTGTTTTTAAAAACGGCCTGATAGGAACGCTCCTCGCCGCAAAACAAACCGGCGTCGCGACAGTGGCGCCGCTGAGAATCTACGGCGATCAAAACAATATTGTGATAACGCCCAATCGGCTCGCCGTCTATGACAGCAGCGATACTTTAACGGCCGAACACAAATATCCGCTCAACAGCGAAAAGTGCATAACGGAAATGTTCATTGATTTCGGCAGGGCGGTTCTTGAACCGGATAAATACAAGCTGCGGAGCGGCCCCCGTCTCGACCTTGCGACGATGGCTCTTATCGAGGCGGCCTATCTAAGCGCAAAAACCGGTATGCCGGAATCGCCTGCAAGATTTTTTGAAATATCTGAAAAAGAAAGATTCCCTTTTGCCTGA
- a CDS encoding DUF2817 domain-containing protein, with amino-acid sequence MKYNIKIFLLYISTAALFVGGCASIRPQADKLTIKCSAPVKNYIFGTSVKGKTIRYTKFGDGPNSTLLIASIHGDEQAGALLLKRFCGYLKENRNLFCDKTIIIIPLVNPDGFAKKTRCNANKVDLNRNFPSANRINDQTNGIFALSEPESWSLYKIINTFRPNNIITFHDSLGCIDYDGTAEKLAERLASKCKLPVRKLGSRPGSFGSYAGITLNIPIITIELSEEDLKLSSKKLWDDYKDMLIEAISL; translated from the coding sequence ATGAAATATAATATAAAAATTTTTCTTCTTTATATATCAACTGCGGCGTTATTTGTCGGCGGCTGCGCCTCTATCAGGCCGCAGGCAGACAAATTGACAATCAAATGTTCCGCTCCGGTCAAAAATTATATTTTCGGCACTTCGGTTAAAGGCAAAACAATTCGATATACAAAATTCGGTGATGGTCCGAATAGCACGTTGTTAATCGCTTCAATCCACGGCGATGAACAGGCAGGGGCTTTACTGCTGAAGCGTTTCTGCGGTTATCTTAAAGAAAACAGGAATTTATTCTGCGATAAAACAATTATTATTATTCCACTTGTCAACCCGGACGGTTTTGCCAAAAAAACACGCTGCAATGCAAACAAAGTCGACCTTAACAGAAATTTTCCTTCGGCCAATAGAATTAATGACCAGACAAACGGCATCTTTGCGCTCAGCGAACCGGAAAGCTGGAGCCTCTATAAAATTATCAACACATTCAGGCCGAATAATATAATCACGTTCCACGACTCGCTGGGCTGCATTGATTACGATGGTACTGCAGAAAAATTAGCTGAACGATTGGCGTCGAAGTGCAAATTGCCTGTTCGCAAATTAGGCTCCCGGCCCGGCTCTTTCGGTTCTTATGCCGGCATTACGCTTAATATTCCGATAATCACCATTGAGCTTTCCGAGGAAGATTTAAAATTATCCTCTAAAAAACTGTGGGATGATTATAAAGATATGCTTATCGAAGCAATCAGCCTTTGA